The Sphingobium sp. JS3065 genome includes a region encoding these proteins:
- a CDS encoding isocitrate lyase — MTYQQEITKAGTTIGGQGHWDGIAAESVARMRLQNRFHTGLDIARYTAGIMRRDMAAYDADPANYTQSLGCWHGFIGQQKMISIKKHFGTTKGRYLYLSGWMVAALRSEFGPLPDQSMHEKTSVPALIEELYTFLKQADARELGMMFRDLDAAREAGDEVKTQKIQHDIDHYETHVVPIVADIDAGFGNAEATYLLAKKFIEAGACCIQIENQVSDEKQCGHQDGKVTVPHEDFLAKIRAVRYAFLELGVDDGIIVARTDSLGAGLTKQIAYSKEEGDLGDQYNSFLDVEEVTDLNSLRGDVVLARDGKLFRPKRLPSNLFQFRAGTGEDRCVLDCITSLQNGADLLWIETEKPHIQQIAGMVDRIREVVPNAKLVYNNSPSFNWTLNFRQQVFDAWAAEGKDVSAYDRAKLMSADYDATDLGREADEKIRTFQKDAAARAGIFHHLITLPTYHTAALSTDNLAKEYFGEAGMLGYVEGVQRKEIRQGIACVKHQNMSGSDIGDDHKEYFAGEAALKAGGIHNTMNQFAA; from the coding sequence ATGACCTACCAGCAGGAAATCACCAAGGCCGGGACCACCATCGGCGGACAGGGCCATTGGGACGGCATCGCGGCCGAATCGGTCGCTCGCATGCGCCTTCAGAACCGTTTCCACACGGGCCTTGACATCGCGCGCTACACTGCCGGGATCATGCGCCGCGACATGGCCGCCTATGACGCCGATCCGGCCAATTACACCCAGTCGCTGGGTTGCTGGCACGGCTTCATCGGTCAGCAGAAGATGATCAGCATCAAGAAGCATTTCGGCACCACCAAGGGCCGCTATCTGTATCTGTCCGGCTGGATGGTCGCGGCGCTGCGCAGCGAATTTGGTCCGCTGCCCGACCAGTCGATGCATGAGAAGACCAGCGTCCCCGCACTGATCGAGGAACTCTACACCTTCCTGAAGCAGGCCGACGCCCGCGAACTGGGCATGATGTTCCGCGATCTGGATGCTGCCCGCGAAGCTGGCGACGAGGTCAAGACGCAGAAGATCCAGCACGACATCGACCATTATGAAACCCACGTCGTTCCCATTGTCGCGGATATCGACGCGGGCTTCGGCAATGCCGAGGCGACCTATCTGCTGGCCAAGAAGTTCATCGAAGCGGGCGCCTGCTGCATCCAGATCGAGAACCAGGTCTCGGACGAAAAGCAGTGCGGTCACCAGGACGGCAAGGTCACCGTGCCACATGAGGACTTCCTCGCGAAGATCCGCGCCGTCCGCTACGCCTTCCTGGAACTGGGCGTCGACGACGGCATCATCGTGGCGCGCACCGACTCGCTGGGTGCGGGCCTGACCAAGCAGATCGCCTACAGCAAGGAAGAGGGTGACCTGGGCGACCAGTATAACAGCTTCCTCGACGTCGAGGAGGTCACGGACTTGAACAGCCTGCGCGGCGATGTCGTCCTGGCCCGCGACGGCAAGCTGTTCCGTCCCAAGCGCCTGCCGTCGAACCTGTTCCAGTTCCGCGCGGGAACCGGCGAGGACCGCTGCGTCCTCGACTGCATCACCTCGCTCCAGAACGGCGCGGACCTGCTGTGGATCGAAACCGAAAAGCCCCACATCCAGCAGATCGCCGGCATGGTCGACCGCATCCGTGAAGTCGTTCCCAATGCGAAGCTGGTGTACAATAACTCGCCCAGCTTCAACTGGACGCTGAACTTCCGTCAGCAGGTGTTCGACGCATGGGCCGCCGAGGGCAAGGACGTCAGCGCCTACGACCGGGCGAAGCTGATGAGCGCCGATTATGACGCGACCGATCTGGGCCGTGAAGCCGATGAGAAGATCCGCACCTTCCAGAAGGATGCGGCGGCGCGGGCCGGCATCTTCCATCACCTTATCACCCTGCCGACCTATCACACGGCTGCCTTGTCGACCGACAATCTGGCCAAGGAATATTTCGGGGAGGCGGGCATGCTCGGCTATGTCGAGGGCGTCCAGCGCAAGGAAATCCGTCAGGGCATCGCCTGCGTCAAGCATCAGAACATGTCGGGTTCCGACATCGGCGACGACCACAAGGAATATTTCGCGGGTGAAGCGGCGCTGAAGGCGGGCGGCATCCACAATACGATGAATCAGTTTGCGGCCTAA
- the grxD gene encoding Grx4 family monothiol glutaredoxin: protein MTDAVQQRIADIVNGNDVVLFMKGTPLFPQCGFSSRAIAILEHLGVAYESVDVLQDQGVRQGIKAFSDWPTIPQLYVKGEFVGGSDIMMEMYEAGELQQLMADQGVAPAN, encoded by the coding sequence ATGACCGACGCCGTGCAGCAGCGGATCGCCGACATCGTGAACGGCAATGACGTCGTGCTTTTCATGAAGGGCACGCCGCTCTTTCCGCAATGCGGCTTTTCCAGCCGGGCCATCGCGATCCTGGAACATCTGGGCGTCGCCTATGAGAGCGTCGATGTCCTGCAGGATCAGGGCGTCCGTCAGGGGATCAAGGCCTTTTCCGACTGGCCGACCATTCCGCAGCTTTATGTGAAGGGCGAATTTGTCGGCGGCAGCGACATCATGATGGAAATGTATGAGGCTGGCGAATTGCAGCAGTTGATGGCCGATCAGGGCGTTGCCCCGGCCAACTGA
- the leuD gene encoding 3-isopropylmalate dehydratase small subunit, with translation MEKLNIVDGKAYPFGMKNVDTDIVIPAHWLKTISRAGLGKGAFEVLRKEPGNVFDDPDYAGSPILIAGDNFGCGSSREHAAWALADLGIKVVIAPSFSDIFSGNAFKNGILTVVLPQEAIDRLMEVARTDPIHVDLEHQTVTTQFQDRFQFEIDPFRKHCLLGGLDEIGLTLDRADRIGTFEAKDAETRPWLVPAVA, from the coding sequence ATGGAAAAGTTGAATATCGTTGACGGCAAAGCCTATCCGTTCGGGATGAAGAATGTCGACACCGACATCGTCATCCCGGCGCATTGGCTGAAGACCATCAGCCGCGCGGGCCTGGGCAAGGGCGCGTTCGAAGTGCTGCGCAAGGAACCGGGCAATGTCTTCGACGACCCCGACTATGCGGGCAGTCCGATCCTGATCGCGGGCGACAATTTCGGTTGCGGGTCCAGCCGCGAGCATGCCGCCTGGGCGCTCGCCGACCTGGGCATCAAGGTGGTGATCGCGCCCAGTTTCTCCGACATTTTCTCCGGCAACGCCTTCAAGAACGGCATATTGACCGTGGTCCTGCCGCAGGAGGCGATCGACCGGCTGATGGAGGTCGCCAGGACCGACCCGATCCATGTCGATCTGGAGCATCAGACCGTCACGACGCAGTTCCAGGACCGCTTCCAGTTCGAGATCGACCCGTTCCGCAAACATTGCCTGCTGGGTGGCCTGGACGAGATCGGCCTGACGCTGGATCGGGCGGACCGGATCGGCACTTTCGAGGCAAAGGACGCGGAAACGCGGCCCTGGCTCGTTCCGGCCGTTGCGTAA
- a CDS encoding glutathione S-transferase family protein codes for MSYTLITANRNYSSWSLRPWVLMKALGIAFTDRMEPFAATENYAVFREFSPTGQVPVLIDGDRTLWDSLGIALYLADRHPGVWPQEEAARAWAQCAVAEMHGGFATLRNDCPMNVGVRVEPHLPSPALNRNIARLAELWGEGLSRFGGPFLGGDAFTAVDAFYAPVVFRVRTYGLNVGPLAQAWVDHMLAIPAMREWESAALAETWREESHEAEVGAAGRIVEDHRAA; via the coding sequence ATGTCCTACACCCTCATCACCGCCAACCGGAATTATTCAAGCTGGTCGCTGCGCCCCTGGGTGCTGATGAAGGCGTTGGGCATAGCCTTTACCGACCGGATGGAGCCATTCGCCGCCACGGAAAATTACGCGGTCTTCCGGGAGTTTTCGCCGACGGGGCAGGTGCCCGTGCTGATCGACGGCGACCGGACGCTATGGGATTCGCTGGGCATCGCACTTTATCTGGCGGACCGTCATCCCGGCGTCTGGCCGCAGGAAGAGGCGGCGCGGGCCTGGGCGCAATGCGCTGTCGCAGAGATGCACGGTGGTTTCGCGACGTTGCGCAACGATTGCCCGATGAATGTCGGGGTGCGGGTGGAGCCGCATCTGCCTTCGCCCGCGCTCAACCGGAACATCGCCCGGCTTGCCGAACTGTGGGGGGAGGGGCTTTCCCGTTTCGGCGGGCCGTTTCTGGGCGGGGACGCCTTCACCGCCGTCGACGCCTTTTACGCGCCGGTGGTTTTCCGGGTGCGCACCTATGGGCTGAATGTCGGGCCGCTGGCGCAGGCCTGGGTCGATCATATGCTGGCGATCCCCGCCATGCGCGAATGGGAAAGCGCGGCGCTTGCCGAAACATGGCGTGAGGAAAGCCATGAAGCGGAAGTCGGCGCGGCCGGGCGCATCGTGGAGGATCATCGCGCCGCCTGA
- the leuC gene encoding 3-isopropylmalate dehydratase large subunit, which translates to MVKPRTLYEKIWDAHVVERQPDGTCLIYIDRHLVHEVTSPQAFEGLRLAGRKVRRADLTLAVPDHNLPTTARRDAAGNRIPIADPESAQQLAALEKNAPEFGIRYIGDADAEQGIVHVVGPEQGFTLPGTTLVCGDSHTSSHGALGALAFGIGTSEVEHVLATQTLLLKQSKTMEVVVEGELGFGVTPKDVALAICGRIGTAGGTGYVMEYRGSVFRDMSIEGRLTVANMSIEAGARSGLFAPDEKTFAYLEGRPMAPKGAEWDAAIAYWKTLATDEGAVFDKSVVIDAADIVPNVTWGTSPEDVVPVTGVVPDPESFADASKRAAAQKSLDYMGLTAGQRMEDVAIEHVFIGSCTNSRIEDLRAAADLLKGRHISSGIKHAMVVPGSGLVKRQAEAEGLDRIFTDAGFEWREPGCSACLGMNPDKVPAGERCASTSNRNFMGRQGPGSRTHLVSPVMAAAAAITGHLTDVRELMGEKRGEAVA; encoded by the coding sequence ATGGTAAAGCCCCGCACGCTCTATGAGAAGATTTGGGACGCGCACGTCGTCGAACGGCAGCCCGACGGAACATGCCTGATCTATATCGACCGCCACCTCGTGCATGAGGTGACGAGTCCACAGGCTTTCGAAGGGCTGCGCCTTGCAGGCCGCAAGGTGCGCCGCGCCGACCTGACGCTGGCAGTGCCGGATCATAACCTGCCGACCACGGCGCGCCGGGATGCGGCGGGCAACCGCATTCCCATCGCCGATCCGGAAAGCGCGCAACAGCTTGCCGCGCTGGAAAAGAACGCACCCGAATTCGGCATCCGCTACATTGGCGACGCCGATGCGGAGCAGGGCATCGTCCATGTCGTCGGGCCGGAACAGGGCTTCACCCTGCCGGGCACGACGCTGGTGTGCGGCGACAGCCATACCAGTTCGCACGGCGCGCTGGGCGCGTTGGCCTTCGGCATCGGCACGTCGGAGGTCGAGCATGTGCTCGCCACCCAGACGCTGCTGCTGAAACAGTCGAAGACGATGGAAGTCGTGGTCGAGGGCGAACTGGGCTTCGGCGTCACGCCCAAGGATGTGGCGCTGGCGATCTGCGGCCGCATCGGCACGGCGGGCGGTACCGGCTATGTCATGGAATATCGCGGATCGGTGTTCCGCGACATGTCGATCGAGGGACGTCTGACCGTCGCCAACATGTCGATCGAGGCGGGCGCGCGTTCGGGCCTGTTCGCGCCCGACGAAAAAACCTTCGCCTATCTGGAGGGCCGCCCCATGGCCCCCAAGGGCGCGGAATGGGATGCCGCCATCGCCTATTGGAAGACGCTGGCGACGGACGAAGGCGCTGTGTTCGACAAGAGCGTCGTGATCGACGCCGCCGACATCGTGCCCAACGTCACCTGGGGCACCAGCCCTGAGGACGTCGTGCCCGTGACCGGCGTGGTGCCCGATCCGGAAAGCTTCGCGGATGCCTCCAAGCGGGCAGCCGCGCAGAAGTCGCTCGATTATATGGGCCTTACCGCCGGGCAGCGGATGGAGGATGTGGCGATCGAGCATGTCTTCATCGGCAGTTGCACCAACAGCCGGATCGAGGATCTGCGCGCCGCCGCCGACCTGTTGAAGGGCCGCCATATTTCGAGTGGCATCAAGCATGCGATGGTCGTTCCCGGATCGGGCCTGGTCAAGCGCCAGGCCGAAGCCGAGGGGCTGGACCGCATCTTCACCGACGCGGGTTTCGAATGGCGCGAGCCGGGCTGCTCCGCCTGCCTGGGCATGAACCCGGACAAGGTGCCCGCCGGCGAGCGCTGCGCATCGACCAGCAACCGCAATTTCATGGGGCGGCAGGGGCCGGGATCGCGGACGCATCTCGTCTCGCCCGTCATGGCCGCTGCCGCCGCCATCACCGGACATCTGACGGACGTACGCGAACTGATGGGTGAAAAAAGGGGAGAGGCGGTCGCATGA
- a CDS encoding BlaI/MecI/CopY family transcriptional regulator, protein MSEKISEAELVVMEALWERAPQTAADVADRVAAGRDWSVQTVKTLLFRLMAKDVIAADQDGRRFLYRPLVPREEYVAGESGRLVNRLFGGRVSPLVAQLASQDRLTAEDIAELEEILKGLKS, encoded by the coding sequence ATGAGCGAGAAGATCAGCGAAGCGGAACTGGTGGTGATGGAGGCGCTGTGGGAACGCGCGCCCCAGACCGCCGCCGATGTGGCGGACCGCGTCGCCGCCGGACGCGACTGGAGCGTCCAGACGGTCAAGACGCTGCTGTTCCGCCTGATGGCCAAGGATGTGATCGCCGCCGATCAGGACGGCCGCCGCTTTTTATATCGTCCGCTCGTGCCCCGGGAGGAGTATGTTGCGGGCGAGTCGGGACGGCTGGTCAACCGGCTGTTCGGCGGGCGCGTCTCGCCGCTGGTGGCCCAACTCGCCAGCCAGGACCGGTTGACGGCGGAGGATATCGCCGAGCTTGAGGAAATCCTGAAGGGATTGAAATCATGA
- a CDS encoding DUF1476 domain-containing protein: protein MTTFDDREKAFENMFAHDQELQFRIQARRNRLLGEWAAVKMGLTPEETDAYAKAVVQADFEEAGDEDVIRKLVGDMTQAGIDIDEAGVRAALDEQQVIARRMFIEAQ, encoded by the coding sequence ATGACCACCTTCGACGACCGCGAAAAGGCCTTTGAAAATATGTTCGCGCACGACCAGGAGTTGCAGTTCCGCATCCAGGCGCGACGCAACCGCCTGCTCGGCGAATGGGCGGCGGTGAAAATGGGCCTGACCCCCGAAGAGACCGACGCCTATGCCAAGGCGGTGGTTCAGGCCGATTTCGAGGAAGCGGGCGATGAGGACGTCATCCGCAAGCTGGTGGGCGACATGACCCAGGCGGGCATCGACATCGATGAAGCAGGCGTCCGCGCCGCGCTGGACGAGCAGCAGGTCATCGCCCGCCGCATGTTCATCGAAGCCCAATAA
- a CDS encoding BolA family transcriptional regulator, with product MPMAADEIADMIRAAIPDAQVEITDLAGDGDHYAARVVAESFRGMNRVAQQRAVYAALGGRMGGVLHALQLTTAVPN from the coding sequence GTGCCGATGGCAGCCGATGAAATAGCGGACATGATCCGCGCCGCGATCCCCGATGCGCAGGTGGAGATCACCGATCTGGCCGGGGATGGCGACCATTATGCGGCGCGCGTCGTGGCAGAGAGTTTTCGGGGCATGAACCGCGTGGCGCAGCAGCGGGCGGTTTATGCCGCGCTGGGCGGGCGCATGGGCGGCGTGCTTCATGCCTTGCAACTGACCACCGCCGTTCCCAATTAA